A region of the Ignavibacteria bacterium genome:
CGTGTATAGGGAATCTTGCGAAATCCATGACGGATTTTGAGAAAGAGTTCCGTTGTTATTCAAATAAATTTTTAACTTTCCTTTTTGGGAAAATCCCGCCTGTCCAATGTAAACAGATACGGCAACATCGGGATATCCGTCTTTGTTTATATCACCAATTGATAATTGTGCGTTATAGTCAATATCATTGGATTGCCAACTTGGTGTGAAAGGGAAATTCCCTCCTGTATTGTAATAGACGACAACTTTCTGCCTCGACATATCATTGCCCTTTGCTACAACAAGGTCAACCCATCCATCCCCGTTTATATCTGCCCAGCCGCATCCTGTATCATAACCCGCATCAGTTGAAGTCCATATCGGAGTTGTAGGGAAAAAAACCTGTGCTATGGTTATATTGTTAATAAGAACTGAAAAAACCATAGAAAACAAAGCTATACTAAATAACTTAATTAACTTTCTCATTTGTGTATTATTTGTTTTATTCATACTGTTTTAAACTCATGCTCTAATCGCATTTTGTTCTCACATCTTACTTCTCACATCTTACATATCACCTCACAAGTACCATCTTCTTCGTCTCAACAAAATCACCAGCTTTTATTCTATAAAAATATACTCCGCTTGAAAACTTGCTTGCATTCCAATCGGTAGAATAAGTCCCTGCGGCAAGTCTTTCATTCACAAGTACTTCTATTTCTTTTCCCGTCACGTCAAAAACGCTAATCTTCACATCCGAAATCTTCGGTATTGCAAACTCAATCTTTGTGATTGGATTAAAAGGATTCGGATAATTTTGGCTTAGCGAAAATGCTGAAGGTGTTTCCGTGCTTAGATTTTGCACTCCGACTATTTCTGATAATTCTCTTCGCCAGACAGAATAGCCAAGTGTTCCTGCCAATACATAATTATTTGATATTAGTAAGGACAAGATCCTTTGAGCTGGATTGAATCCTTGATTTTTCTGCGTCCAAGTTACTCCATTATTTGTGGAGAGATATATACCATCATCAGTTCCTGCGATTATATTATTTTCTTTTGCAACAACAGAATTAACTGGTCTGTTATTTAATGCTGTTTGAGTCCAGCTTATGCCATCATCTGTGGATAAATAAACACCGCCTGAATAACCAACACCGGAAAAGCATCCTGCATATATAGTATTTCCACTGATGATAATTGAGTTTGCAAATTTATTCAATACCGTTTGAGTCCATGTTAAACCGTTATCTGTTGAGCGGTAAACACCATTTACTTTCGTCCCGGCAAATACAATGTTTCCTTTTACTGCAAGAGAATAAACATCATTATTGAGCAAAGTAGTAGATACCCAATTAACACCGTTATTTGATGAGTAAATAAGTGATCCGGGACCGGATTGTTGAGTTAACACTCCTGCAAGAATGTTATTTCCGCTGACAGCAAGAGATTTTATATTTGCATAATTTAAAGTAGTTTGTGACCAGTTTATTCCGTTATTCATAGAAATAAATACACCATTGCCAGCTGTTCCTGCAAAAATATTATTTCCAAGTGTTGCAAGAGAGGTAACTGTTGTATTATGTAATGTAGCTTCTGCCCAATTTGCTCCGTTATTAGACGAAATATAAAGGCTTGAGGAATCATTATTATAACTTGCTGCTGCAAAAATATTATCCCCAAGACCTGCAAAAGCAGTAACAATTTTCATATTAAATCCGGTTACTGTCCAACTTGAACCGAAATTAGTTGATAAATATAAGCCATTTCTAGTTGTCCCGGCAAAAACACTATTATTACTAACTGCTAATGAAGGAACAAACTTGTCATTCAACGTAGTTTGGGACCACATCATTCCGTTATTTGTGGAGACATAGACTCCACCCATTTCTGCTCCTGCGAAAATAGTATTTCCATTAACTGCTAAAGACCAAATAGATTCATTATTCAATGTAGTTTGCGTCCAGCTTAATCCATTATTTGTTGACATAAATAAACCATTATACGATCCTGCAAAAATATGATTACCACTTATTGCAAGGGAATGAATGCCATTATTATTCAAAGCAACTTGCGTCCAACTTGAACCGTTATCTGTAGAGTGGTAGAGTCCGTTTACCCAAGTTCCTGCAAAAATATTATTTCCGTTTACGGCAAGTGAATAAATAGACTTACTATTCAAAGCAGTTTGAGACCAGCTCAATCCATTATTAGTTGAAATATAAACTCCGCTATCCCAAGTTCCTGCAAAAATATTATTTCCATTTGCTGAAAGGGAATAAATAGATTTATTATTTAAAGCAGTTTGAGTCCAATTCGAACCGTTGTTTGTTGATATATAAACACCATACGACATTGATCCTGCAAAAATATATTCTCCGTTTATAGCAAATGACATAATGTTTTGGCTATCTAAAGCAGTTTTAGTCCATGTAAAGCCATTATTTGTGGAACGAAAAAGACAACCAAAACTCTGACTATCTCTATATGTACCTGCAAAAACAATATTCCCGTTAACGGCAAGAGATCGGATAATCCCTCCTCCCAATATACCGTTTGTCTGCACCCACTGCCCATTCACAGCTAATGATGCAAGCATTATGAAGATGAGAAATAATCTTTTCATTATTTTATCTTATAGTAGATGTACCCAAAAGTAATAGTTATCGTCTTAACATTCAATAAATTTAAAAATCATACAACACGGAAATCCGCACACAAACAAAACAGGGGACTCACGTCCCCTGCATAGAATAACCAATTATCAATCTCCATTGAATCAACTCTGTTTGCTTCTCTTGTGCAGAATCTCCCTTTCAGTGTGCCAACTCTCTTATGTAAAATTTTAAACTACTTTCCCTTGCTCGAAACAAGATAACCTTTACCGTTGCATCTCCAGCACACTATATTTACTGGAACCCCAGTATTTCTGGTACTTAACACTCTTGCACCGTCGCATACTGGGCAGTCATATCTAATTTCAGTTGTCGGAGGTTCTATAGAAAAGCAAGTATTCCCGTCCTTATCGTACCTTTCATATACATAAAAAGTAGATGCATTTGAAGTACTATCTTGCTTTATTTGTGAGTACGCACCTGAAGTCATTAACAGAAATGAAAACGTGAAAACAAAAACTAATATCGCAATTTTGATAATATTAAGTTTACTTAAACTCATTTTATCTAATAAGTTAAATTAATTTAGATAACAAATTAAATTATTGCAACACAATAAAAATAGAGCAGGGGACTCACGTCCCCTGCATTTAATAACTAATCCCTAACTATCACCTACTTCACCACAACCCGATTCCCCTCACTATGCGAACTAAACTCAGGAGCATACATACACTGAACAGTCGTAATCCCATTTGAATAATCTCCCGACAAATTCACACGCAAATCATACTCAAAAACATAAGTACCCTTCGGCAGAAAACCAAAAAAGAAGTTCGTCGCCGCATCCCTCGTACTCTCATAATAACCAAGACCATCCCTGTACCTGTACCCCGAAAGCACGTTCACTGGCTCAAAACCAGCCGCCCGCATATCCTTCATATGCACATACTCCATATCCCTGTCACTCCGCAGCACAACCCTCACCCTCACCCTGTCGCCAACCTTCAGCTCACCAATCGGACTAATCACCTCACCGCTCGCAGTCTCCTCCACAACAAACAACTTCTTCTCTAAACTCAAACCCGTCGCACTACTCGTCACCTTATCCATATCCTCAAAATACTGCCAGTACAAAGCACCCCAGCTGATTCCCTTTTCCGACTTCCTCGTCACTGTCACATTACCCATATCACTCTTCACATCTCCCCACTTCCACGACTCCTTAAAATATCCCGTACCCGCCTCCGCACTCACACCCTTCGTCACATCAATCGAACCAACCCTCACATCCACCAGCATATCTCCCGCAAGCCAATCATCCCCCCGCAGAAGCAAAGCATAAACCGCCTCAACCGTCGCCTTCGTCGTCTTCCAGTCATTAGTCTGCTTATTCTTCAAAAGCCACACCTTCATATCATCAACACTCTTCTCATCCTTCCCAACCTCATCAAAAACCTCTATCAGCAAAGCCTGCGTCTCAATCGGTGCCTCATACCAATAAAAACCGCCCCTATTCTCCTTCCAATACATCCCCATCTCCTCAGAATACAAAGCATTCTCCTTCAGCGACCGCAAAATCCCCTCAGCCGTCGCCGCATCGCCAAACCTGCTCAAAGCCAAAGCAAGCATCCCCTCTAAATACCAACCTCTCCCGTTCCAATACTTCGTCGCCTGACCCTTATAATAATCAAACGCCTCCCTCACACCATCATCCATACCAATATCCTTGTAAAAACTCCTCATATAAAGAAAATGAACCTGCAATGCACCCAAATTATTATCGCTCATCTTAATCCTGCCCTCTCTCTCTCCCCGTAAAAGCTCATCATAATCCCTCCTCAACTCCCCATCCAAATACCCCAAAGCACCCCTCACCATTTCCTCATCATCCTCGAACCTCCTTATCCCAAGCTTGTGCAGCTTACCAAAACCCGTCGCAATATGCTGCGTCATATACCTGTCAACAGGCATACCCTCAAACCACGCCCAGCCTCCGCTGCTCACCTGCATACCCTTCAGCTTCTTCACCGCCTTCCCAAGCTCGCTCTCCATCCTCTTCACCTCAAAAAGCACACCTATCCTCCTCTTCCTCTCGCTCTCATTCTTTGCCTCCCTCACCCATGGCGTCTCCTGCAAAATCAAACCCTTCAACTCCTCATTCTTCTCCAAATTTGAAAGCAAAGCATCAGGACTCTCATTCCGCCACCTCTCAAAAACATCCTTTACCTTCGGCGACGAATTTGCAATAAAACCCGCTATACTATTCGCATAAACCCTGCTGAAAACCTGCTCTGCACACTCATAAGGATACTCCATCAAATATGGCAGACTCTGAACCGCATACCACGCAGGATTAGAAGTAAACTCAACCGAAAGCCTGTAACTCCTCATCGTCTCCGTACCCCCGCTCACAAGCTTACCCATCGAAAACGTCTTCGTCTCATTTCCCCTCAAACTCATCGGCATCGTCTCCGTCACAAGCAGCCTGTTTGAAAGCACTGGCAAAACCGAACCCTCTCCATCCGTAAAACCCTCAGCCTTCGCCTTCACCCTATAGCCAATCGCCTCAAAACCATAAGGCACAGCAATCTCCCAGCTCACACTCGTACTGCCGCCCTTGCTTACCTCAAAACCCTTCCCACCGCTCACATTCTTAAACTCCGCATCCACACTCTTACCCGTCAATCCATCATAAAGCTCCAGTCCCGCATCTCCCTTCAAATCCCTATCCGTTAAATTCGTCACCTTCGCCGAAATCACCACCTTATCATCCTCCCTCAAATACCTCGGTGCATTCACCGTCAGCATCAGCTCCTTCTGCGTTATCACCTGCTTCTCTGTCATTCCTCTCCTCAAATCCTTCGTATGAGCAAACCCCAGCATCTTCCATCTCGTCAGGGCATCTCCCATCTCAAAACTAATCGTCAAATCTCCATTCTCATCCGTCCGTAGCTCTGGCAAAAAGAAAACCGTCTCCCTGAAATCCGTCCTTGTAGGAATACTCCCAAAATCCTCACTCTTCTTCTTCTCCTCAGTACCCTTGCCGTCTTTACCGTTAATCGGCTCTGGACTTTCCGTAATATCCGATTCCACTTCCTTTCCCTCTTTCTTCGATTTCTCCTGAACCTTATCTGTCTTATACCCCGTCTTCACCTCCTCATCAACAGCCATCCTCTCGCTATACATCGGTGCATATTTATAATTATCCGTATAAATCGGTGCTCCGAAATAGTTCAGAAAATCATAACTAATACTCGTATAATCTACGCTCTTATTCCATTCCTCCTGATAAACATTCCCGTTATAAGCATCAAAACATACATCACTCTCCCATGAATCTCCGTAATAATAATAATTCAGCCCATACCCAAATGTCCAACCATGACTCCTTATCGCATCAAGCGAAGCATCGTACATTGTCGCAACCATCTCTGCCATTGCCTTCTCACCGTTCTTCCCCTTTATCTTTATCTTCCATTCCTCCTTTTCTCCTGGCTTCAGCTTATCCCTGAACGTTTCAAAACTTATGTCAAGCATCTTATTAGTGTAAGGCACTCCAATATATCGCACAGCAGTTATTATTCTGTTCTCTTTTACAAATACTAAATTATATCCTATACCCCCTCTGTATTCTTCTCTTACCGGCAGTTCAAATAATCTCTGCCCTTTATTAATCGTAATCCATTCTCTCTTTATCATTCCATCTGCACCGTTAACCTCATAAAGTACTCTTGTATCGCTTAATGACGTGCCAAACATAAATTCTGCCGTTTCACCCACCTCATAAGTACTTTTCTTCTCTATAAAATTGCTGAACATTGAATACGGCATCGTGCTTTCACCCTTGCTAAAAGCCGTAAAATAATATTTCTCGATTATCTCTTCCCCGTTCTTATCTTTTGCTTTAATTTCTGCCATGTACTTTCCCTGATTCCATCCTTTCATTACGTTCAAATCAAGTACGGAATCCTGTTCTGTATTAAATGTCTTCTCAAACGCTTTTACTTCCTTTTCCCACTTTGTAAAATCACTTTCATCGCTGTATTCATCATAAGGAAAATCCCTGTAATACTCTTCTTTTGTCATCGTAAACTTGTCCGGTCTTTGCCACATCCTGCTCCTGTATGCTCTTTCCGGGCTCTTCAGTTTATATATTTCAATCTTGACATCAGTCCCTTCTCTTTCACCGTTCAGATTTGTCGTCACCAACCTGAATTTTGCATCGTCATTCTTATCAACATTTTGACCGATCCCAAAAGTCACCATCAGCGATGAATAACCTACCGCGACATTCATTGCCTTTGAATGTGTTTCACCGTTTATATCCGTTACATCCGCAGTGATTTCATAATTAAAATATGCTTTCAATCCTATCGATACAGATTCGTCGGGAATTGCTTTGAAATTTACTTCAAACTCTCCGTTTTCATTCGTCTTCGTGGTTCCGTTTAATATCACGGTTTCATTCGTCTTGCTCGTTCCGAAATAATTTGAGAACCAGTCATAAAACCATCTCGGGTATAGCGCCTTTCTCACTACCTTGTACTTCACCGATGCATTATCAAGATTTGCACCCGAATAAGATTTCGCAAGCCCTCTCACCGGAACCATTTCGCCGAGTTTATAACTGCCTTTTATCGGATTAAAAGTAACTTCAAACTTTGGTCTCTTGTAATCTTCAACTGAAAAGTAAGCACTTCCGTTATTGACCGAAGTTTGAATACGCATCTGTCCGGTCAATCCTGAGCTCGGTAGCGTGAATGAACCGTTTATCGTTCCGAATTCATTAGTTGTAAAACTTTGTTCGGAAACTTTCTGGTAATTAACATCATAAAGTTCGACTGTTACGTACTCACCCGTTTTTATTTTGTGCTCCTTACCTATTGTTTCTACTACAAGCCCTTTGAAATAAAGCGTCTGTCCCGGTCTGTAGAGCGAGCGGTCTGTAAAGAAGTAAGTCGCTGTGTATGGCTTTGCATTCGGTTCATAATATTCACCCTGATAAAATGCATCTTTGATATAACTGTAACCGTATCCAAAATTTAATCCCTCTGTTGTTAGATACTGTCCGTTATGACTGAGCTCTAAATAAAAAGACCTTGATTTACCTGCATTCTTTACCACAAAATATCCGTTCTTATCTGATGTGTATTCACCGCTCTTAATATATTCATACCTTGATTTATTGTAATCGTAATTCTGTACGTAAATTACAGCTTCTGCACCCTCAAGCGGATAACCCGAATCCCTGTTCAGTGCATAAAACTCGATATCTTTCTTTTCGTTTGATTTATTTATATAACTCAGTGAGTTAATGTTCAGTAAACAGTATGCAACAGCATTTTCTTTGTAAGAAAAACTTTCGCTCGTTCCTGCAAGCAATACATACACACCGGCTTTCAAAGAAGGTATCTTCACTTCTGCTTTATGAGCCTGTAAATCCCCGTCGTTAGGTAGATTTATACTAAAAGTATGTACCGCTGTCCTTTCTTTAAAATCATTAATTATATCCGCGTTGTATTTTGCGTAATCATTATAATTACTGTAGTTTTCTTCAATCTTTCTTATCTCGCTGTATGATGTCTCAACAATCTTGTAATAAAGTTTGCTTACATTCTTATAATTTACTAATGTTCTGAACGGTTTATCTGGTAAGTTGTACGCTTCAAGAGTTATCTGTAAATTCTTTGAATCGAGTGCCGCCATAATAGCTCTGCAGTTTTGTGCTCCGTCCGAATCAGGAAATTTATCCGACGCATCTTTGCAGATTGAATAAGCAATCTTCAAATCATCCTTGAAATTATCCGTTATTCCCGGCACATACTTTGCCCCTCTTTCCTGATAGACTTTTGCAATCTCATAGCTTATTAAAGTTGAAACCGGATAAACAGAATATTTGTCCAGCATATTCTGAAGTGCTTTCAAGTATATCCCTTCTTTTTCTGCATTTCCCGAACTTTGATAAACAAACGCAAGTCTTTTTAAGTCAGCATCTACAAGAGCATCCACGTTTCCATCGTTCAGATGAAACCTGATTATATCCCTGAGTATTGTAATCGCATAATAATCGAATGAAAAAACATCCTTAGTCGAAATATCCAAGCCCGAAAATTCTTTCGCCTCGCTCATGTAAATCGGGTCGTTCAATAGAAACTGCTCTGCAGGCCGTGTTACTCCTGCTTCTTTGTTAGAAAAGAAATCTACTGCTTTGAAAGCAAGAAAATCATAAAGAGTCGGACGGTATTTCCTTCCGTTTGGTATGTACTTATCATATACATAATTGTTAAGCATGTCATTGTATCCTTCCAAACTTACCGTCTGCAGCCTTTCCGGCTCTATTATCGAATTCTTATAATGATGTATCGACTGCTCAATTATCTTCGTCGCGTCCCATGTTTTTATATCATCAAGAACAAAGTTTTCTACTCTCGTCCTTTCAAGCAAATCATACCTGTTGTTCTGATAATATGTCCAGTACATATCTCCAATCAATGAGTTTAAAAACTGCTTCATCGGAAATTCTGCCGTGCTTTCTTCAGTCTTCATTTCGCTCAAACTCGTGAAAAATGAGTCTTCTACATTATATTGCGTTAGCTTCATCTTGTATAGCAGGGCTCTTACGTACTGAACCGTATTGTTTTCGCCTTTTGCGCTTACTAAAACTTCCTGCAATATCTTCATCGCAGACTCCGGAAGACCGTAATTATAAAGAGAATCTATTTCTTTCCATTTTGAATCGTAATCATAAATCTGAGGT
Encoded here:
- a CDS encoding alpha-2-macroglobulin family protein, translating into MKNLAVVFVLLFTLIVINDLRSQHAPQIYDYDSKWKEIDSLYNYGLPESAMKILQEVLVSAKGENNTVQYVRALLYKMKLTQYNVEDSFFTSLSEMKTEESTAEFPMKQFLNSLIGDMYWTYYQNNRYDLLERTRVENFVLDDIKTWDATKIIEQSIHHYKNSIIEPERLQTVSLEGYNDMLNNYVYDKYIPNGRKYRPTLYDFLAFKAVDFFSNKEAGVTRPAEQFLLNDPIYMSEAKEFSGLDISTKDVFSFDYYAITILRDIIRFHLNDGNVDALVDADLKRLAFVYQSSGNAEKEGIYLKALQNMLDKYSVYPVSTLISYEIAKVYQERGAKYVPGITDNFKDDLKIAYSICKDASDKFPDSDGAQNCRAIMAALDSKNLQITLEAYNLPDKPFRTLVNYKNVSKLYYKIVETSYSEIRKIEENYSNYNDYAKYNADIINDFKERTAVHTFSINLPNDGDLQAHKAEVKIPSLKAGVYVLLAGTSESFSYKENAVAYCLLNINSLSYINKSNEKKDIEFYALNRDSGYPLEGAEAVIYVQNYDYNKSRYEYIKSGEYTSDKNGYFVVKNAGKSRSFYLELSHNGQYLTTEGLNFGYGYSYIKDAFYQGEYYEPNAKPYTATYFFTDRSLYRPGQTLYFKGLVVETIGKEHKIKTGEYVTVELYDVNYQKVSEQSFTTNEFGTINGSFTLPSSGLTGQMRIQTSVNNGSAYFSVEDYKRPKFEVTFNPIKGSYKLGEMVPVRGLAKSYSGANLDNASVKYKVVRKALYPRWFYDWFSNYFGTSKTNETVILNGTTKTNENGEFEVNFKAIPDESVSIGLKAYFNYEITADVTDINGETHSKAMNVAVGYSSLMVTFGIGQNVDKNDDAKFRLVTTNLNGEREGTDVKIEIYKLKSPERAYRSRMWQRPDKFTMTKEEYYRDFPYDEYSDESDFTKWEKEVKAFEKTFNTEQDSVLDLNVMKGWNQGKYMAEIKAKDKNGEEIIEKYYFTAFSKGESTMPYSMFSNFIEKKSTYEVGETAEFMFGTSLSDTRVLYEVNGADGMIKREWITINKGQRLFELPVREEYRGGIGYNLVFVKENRIITAVRYIGVPYTNKMLDISFETFRDKLKPGEKEEWKIKIKGKNGEKAMAEMVATMYDASLDAIRSHGWTFGYGLNYYYYGDSWESDVCFDAYNGNVYQEEWNKSVDYTSISYDFLNYFGAPIYTDNYKYAPMYSERMAVDEEVKTGYKTDKVQEKSKKEGKEVESDITESPEPINGKDGKGTEEKKKSEDFGSIPTRTDFRETVFFLPELRTDENGDLTISFEMGDALTRWKMLGFAHTKDLRRGMTEKQVITQKELMLTVNAPRYLREDDKVVISAKVTNLTDRDLKGDAGLELYDGLTGKSVDAEFKNVSGGKGFEVSKGGSTSVSWEIAVPYGFEAIGYRVKAKAEGFTDGEGSVLPVLSNRLLVTETMPMSLRGNETKTFSMGKLVSGGTETMRSYRLSVEFTSNPAWYAVQSLPYLMEYPYECAEQVFSRVYANSIAGFIANSSPKVKDVFERWRNESPDALLSNLEKNEELKGLILQETPWVREAKNESERKRRIGVLFEVKRMESELGKAVKKLKGMQVSSGGWAWFEGMPVDRYMTQHIATGFGKLHKLGIRRFEDDEEMVRGALGYLDGELRRDYDELLRGEREGRIKMSDNNLGALQVHFLYMRSFYKDIGMDDGVREAFDYYKGQATKYWNGRGWYLEGMLALALSRFGDAATAEGILRSLKENALYSEEMGMYWKENRGGFYWYEAPIETQALLIEVFDEVGKDEKSVDDMKVWLLKNKQTNDWKTTKATVEAVYALLLRGDDWLAGDMLVDVRVGSIDVTKGVSAEAGTGYFKESWKWGDVKSDMGNVTVTRKSEKGISWGALYWQYFEDMDKVTSSATGLSLEKKLFVVEETASGEVISPIGELKVGDRVRVRVVLRSDRDMEYVHMKDMRAAGFEPVNVLSGYRYRDGLGYYESTRDAATNFFFGFLPKGTYVFEYDLRVNLSGDYSNGITTVQCMYAPEFSSHSEGNRVVVK
- a CDS encoding T9SS type A sorting domain-containing protein: MKRLFLIFIMLASLAVNGQWVQTNGILGGGIIRSLAVNGNIVFAGTYRDSQSFGCLFRSTNNGFTWTKTALDSQNIMSFAINGEYIFAGSMSYGVYISTNNGSNWTQTALNNKSIYSLSANGNNIFAGTWDSGVYISTNNGLSWSQTALNSKSIYSLAVNGNNIFAGTWVNGLYHSTDNGSSWTQVALNNNGIHSLAISGNHIFAGSYNGLFMSTNNGLSWTQTTLNNESIWSLAVNGNTIFAGAEMGGVYVSTNNGMMWSQTTLNDKFVPSLAVSNNSVFAGTTRNGLYLSTNFGSSWTVTGFNMKIVTAFAGLGDNIFAAASYNNDSSSLYISSNNGANWAEATLHNTTVTSLATLGNNIFAGTAGNGVFISMNNGINWSQTTLNYANIKSLAVSGNNILAGVLTQQSGPGSLIYSSNNGVNWVSTTLLNNDVYSLAVKGNIVFAGTKVNGVYRSTDNGLTWTQTVLNKFANSIIISGNTIYAGCFSGVGYSGGVYLSTDDGISWTQTALNNRPVNSVVAKENNIIAGTDDGIYLSTNNGVTWTQKNQGFNPAQRILSLLISNNYVLAGTLGYSVWRRELSEIVGVQNLSTETPSAFSLSQNYPNPFNPITKIEFAIPKISDVKISVFDVTGKEIEVLVNERLAAGTYSTDWNASKFSSGVYFYRIKAGDFVETKKMVLVR